The region CACGGGGCAGATGTGCCAACCGCATTAGTCTATTGGATTGTGGATGGATGTGTGAAAACTAAgcacacacatttttgacacatttgtgtctttttttgacGTGATTTGTGCGTCCTATAATAAGAATTTAAGACGATTTaccatttttgttatttatggcACTGATTCCCCACTCAGACACAGATTTTAGATGGAGCGCCCAATTCCCTGCATACCAGGCAAATTAGAAAGCCATTACAATCACTCTATGTAACCTTAACTTCTCGTTTAGATGATAGTTAAATGGCAACCACAGACCTGTAACATGCAGTGTGTCGATCTGTGTGTCCTTCAGGACCTGTCGGCTTTgctgtgtgaagtgtgtgtccTGGTGTTTTCGGTGACTGACAGGCGGAGTTTCCATCGCACCGCTCAGCTCCGGCTCCTCCTGAGGGAGACTCAGCCCCAGACTCCCATCATCCTCGTCGGTAACAAAAGCGACCTCGTTCGCACGCGTGAGGTCACCTCTCAAGGTAAGACAAATCTCCACTTTCATCTCTACCATTTTGCAGTTTTCTCATTCAGACACTGTTTTCACAGTTGGCATTTGTACGTCTTTATCTCTGTCATCTAAACACAAACGCATTGTGATACAGATGAAAATTGTATTCATTGTATTAAGAAAGTCACAATATCACATATCTGAGCTTTTCTAACTACTTATAAATCAGTGTCAAATCAGAAATATTCTCCTAAAATATGATTAATAATACTCACTTACTATTTTTCTCTGCCTCGGGTATGTCTGCTGTTGTTATGTCCTGGTCTGAGGGGGCACCTGATCATATCGGTCCCCCCAAGACCCAAGAATCAATTTTAGGATTCTGAGTGTTAAGACTATATCAACATGAGCACAGAATGCTTAGGATGATTTGCAACATTTGCAAAAAATATCAATCTTGAGCTTCTCACTGTTTATGGCATATCTTAGGAAAAACTCACAATTAAATTCAATCCAGAAAAACCATCCCAGATATAACTTCTCCAGTATGTGAGAGATTTGTACTTAAGgtttcatgaaaataataaacttaTTTTTTAGTTATGCCCTAAAAACATCATTAGAGACAAATCGCACTTTCAGAATGAGCACAAGTTCACATTGAAAcaatggaaattaaaaataaagcatgaaaaCTACCTTTCTGTATCCTGTCCCCTCTCCTCTACCTCTCTTCCATCAGAGGCCATGTCCAGCGCCGCCCTCTACAACTGTCTATATCTGGAGATCTCCGCCTCTCTGGACCACCGTACTCCAGAGCTCCTGGAGTGTGCCGTCCGCCTAGCCAGAGGCCAGTCCCCCTGGCCCCCTGGGACCAGTGCAGAGGACATGAGCGGTGGGGGTCAGCGTGAGAGCATCACCTCCCGCGCCAAACGTTTCCTTTCTAGTCTGGTGCCTCGCTATCCACGAGAACGAGATGTAAGCAAGTTCATGAGGCAGAAGTCCCGATCGTGCCATGACCTGGGGGCCCTGTGATGTGGCACTGCAGGGCCCTCAATGGCCAGATAGCCAGAAGGGATGTAGTATATCAACATTTAAGGGTAAGATAAAGAACAGAGGAGGTGTGAATTTGCCAGAAGGATGGAAGGACAATGTCAGTGGTGATCATCATGTGCAAccggaagaaaaaaacagggagAATGATGGCAATATTTCTAATGTTTATTCATAGGATGATTTAGAAATTTTGTATAACATATAACATAAACAGAAGTAGTGagatatataaaataatgttgTACAACATGTGTAAATAAATCATAGTGACACAAAACTGCTACTGTCATAGCTTAGagagataaataaaatttttcgAGGTCTTGAGGAAATGACTGCATGTTTTTTAACGACTACTTTGCCACATTCTGTTCATTACAACAAAGAGGAAATGTCTAATCGCACACAACAACTGTTCAAGCCTGCGATAAAGTCATGACCACACACATTCAGAGCTCATTAGTGGGTTACACTTTACTGATGATTCATGTTGTTTATTTAGTGGCTATTTGTGGTATCCATGGGGACACTAGGCAGTAAAACAGTGAAATGCCAGCATGGATAGAAGAGAATTAAAGAGATAAAACTGGACTTAGAGCCCATCATGGGAAAAGAGAATGGGATGCTAGAATATTGTAAATAGAGTGACTGTTGCTATGTTACGGTTGTCAAGGAGACCTGAATCCCTGGGACATACACATTATGTCCATTTCAGCTCTGTGACCAGACCTTTATCTTTAAGCCACATATGGATGTCGAGATGGAAAGGCGGAGTCCCGGATTGCTAAATTTTAGTTttgaataaaaattcaaatctaaattaaaaatgcaaaggATTTTTATCAGACATCAGACTCTCTGCACTCATCTGTATCACTCACTACCCTCTGCACTGCCATCCTCCCACTCCCTCCCACACATGAACGAAGATTTAGCACATCACGGGTCATTATACCCATCAATTGTTATCAAAGGGAGAGCTGCACTATAatagaacaaacaaaatatggTAACATGATATTGTGACTCAGTCCCCTGGCTGCAAACTGCTGGAACAGATTGAAAGGCTCCCTCTGCTGGCTGTGCTGAAGTCCCATTTGAGTAGAAGTAGAAGTGGCTGAAACggcaaaatgtaaaatgacagtatTCATGAAATCCCAATTCACAAGTTGCTAACACTTATATTAAGCAACCAGTTCTCTCAGAGGAAGAGCACCTGTCCCAGAATTGAGAAGAGAAAGACTGGGAGTCAGACTCATGCTGTAAACCTTAGAGACGGAGTGCTTGAAATGGGAGTAGACATCATTTGCATGCGAGCTAACTGCAGCCAGATGGTGTTGTAAAGTGTTTAACGTCAGTGTAAGGAGCTGTAATTGTCTGTTGAATCTCTGTTGTAGGTTCTCAGTAGGACTAGGCATACCATTCACGTTACAAAATAACTAAAGGGGGTGTCAGTAGATGGAATGTATGTACATAAAGCTTTACGGTCTCCtttaatgaatttaatgatTAATTCAATCCCTAATCAAAACTTAAATTATTAATCTCACAAATTGGTCATGTATGCGTAATAGAAATGAATACTGAAAAAATCATAACCTTATTATCATGTTAAAGGGACACATTTATGGACGTGTCCCTTTATCTGGGCCCACAGGAGATTTTGATCGATGATCAAGCTCTAGATTAGCGACCTTTCTACCAAGTTTTATCTCAATCTGtctggtagtgtgtgtgtgtgtgtgtgtgtgtgtgtggggagatCAGTGTTTGATTGCACAAATCATTGCGTCACATTTAATCTTCCATCCTCCAAGTCTACCAAAAAGTGAAAGAATCGACAACCAGGTCAGATGATCGACGTTACTGTAAGTTTATTGGTTTTCAAAACTGGTGTtagacaaatcttttttttttttccacagaaaacATTCTAAATGTTGATATATGTTCTGACCAATCAAGGCATGAAAACTAACCAGGGTGGAAAGAGGGAACAGAAATAGCTCGTATAAATGGGATTCagctattaaaatgttatcaGTTAACTGTCTTCTACCGCTACATGTCTCCAATGAACGAGGTGTATTATGGGATCAAACAACCACAGAAGCTAAACGCTTTCTTAGGAAATGGAATGAATCAAGTGTGTGAAGTTGTTAATGGGGtttcagagaagaaaaaaaaaaagacaggacagCTGCAGGTAGTGGAGccctaaaaagaacaaacaatgcTCCAAAAGGGGTCTTTAGCCAGTTCAGAGGCTGCAGGCCTGCAACTTCTTGTCAGCCACTTTTAGAGATACCCAGGTGTTGAGCATGGAGGCCCTCAGTCTGCACCACACCAGGTGATTGTTCAGCCCAAAGATCTGTGCAGCGAACTGAGCTGTGGCCTCAGGAGAGAGGATCGTGGAGCAGCCAAGACCTTCAGAAGGAGGAAAACAAGAGGAAGGCTCGGTCACTACCATTAATTAACTCCCATGTCACAAAAACGTAATGGAGGAAGTGCTCCACCTACCACTTGGCAAACGGAGTGATGACCAGACATCTTGTGCTCCCCAGTCTGGAGTGAGCGGTGGGCAGTTGATGACGGGATACGCCGTGTTTCCAGACATCACCGGTCCGAGGCCGTTGCTTCTGCCGGCCACCGCCACAAATACAGTCGGGACGGCATCACCTGAGGGAGACCACCAAAAGGTGtgacttgatttaaaaaaatctgacattgaCAACAATacatctcatttttaaaaaaacaaaacataaatccACACCTTCATATTCTCCTTTGATGCGGAGAGTCTCATCCGGACCTTTGTGTGCCGAGGTGACTCTCAGGATGCAGGGGATTCCATAAGAGACACATGCCTTCTTGATTTTTTCACAGTGAGCCATGTCAGAGGTGGAGCCCATCAACACCACCACCCTGCCTGTGGCCCGAGTCTCCAGCAGCAACTACAGACACAACATAGCTTCCCTCAGGGATTGGTCGCACCAGAACAACGCTCAGACAACTAGTTCATGATTAACCGTGTTCCAAAATCCAGATTACAACGTAAACCGATCTGATAAAGTGCAAATTTGGAAAAGGGTTGTACCTTGACCCTTTCAGAGACCCACTCAAAATTCCTCTTCACCATCTGCATTGCTTCAGGGGTGACTTCCTTAAGGTCTCGGTACACCTGACAATTCAAGatcagtattattatttttatttcttaaaaatgagccagcagaaaaacacaaagaccagATCGCTTCCTGACCTGCTTATCCTTCTGCTGGCTTCGATCACCAGCTGGCCACAGCCTCCACGAATCGTTATCGATCACATCAGCGAGGACAATCTCTTGAGTCTTCACATTGACACCAAACTCGATCTACAAGCAAGAAAGACAAACGGAGTCAGCTGCATAAAGTTGAGGGTTCACACTAGGATGTACCACCTGAAGCCGCACTGATACCTTCATATCAACCAGTGTGCAGTTCTGAGTGGCCCAGGCCCGCTCCAGAATCTCAAAGATGGCCACGGTGCTGCGATTCATGATGTCCACCTCACACTGACCGATGGCGAGCCCAGCCAGAGTGAATTTAgcctccagcagctgctcctcGGACCACTGGGGATCGTTGTTGGCATCGTCCTACATTCAAAAGCAGCAATCACATAAAGCTTGATGTCCCATCACTTTAGATCACTTTGAGCAAGTTACAGCACTTGAGAGGGAAGACAATGAGGAGGTGGGGATTGTTTCAGACTCACTTTAAAGAACATCTCCATCTTCAGGGGGGCGAAGCGGTAGCCCTCCTTGACTCCTGGATTCCTCTTAAGGAAGGATCCAGTTGCCACCCTCCGACATACCCACTCAATGGGAATCATCTCACACTGGGCTGCAATGAAGGCCGTGTCCGAGTGCTGCTTAACAAAGGCCGTCTTAACACCTGGAGGAACAGGGAGGTCTCAGTCAGACTATAAGGCTTCATAGCAAAAAGCTTTTGATCAATGTTTGAACAAAGAGCAACAAACAGAACTCTACAACACAATTCATTCTGTGTTCCGTTGGATACAGAAAGATCTAAACGTCCATATTAAGTTATAATGCATAAAGATGCATCAAGATAAAAAGCGTGTCCagtgaggggtgtgtgtgtgtgtgtgtgatcagtcaCATTGTGCTTCATTacatgaatttaaatttaaagtcacAAGACAGTCATGAACGCAGCTCGGCTGAGGCCACACTCGTGAGGGGCGTGCAGGACACAGTTACTCAATTAAATGTTAAGTAAATGTCAAGCTGGGCTTCTTGACAAAATGATAGATGTGCACACATCAAGCCCATGACACAATATGTTCCTGACTTGATCAATACAGGTCAGTTCAGGTCAACAAAGTACTGaacagttaagaaaaaaaaatctatgaagCGGTAgtcgatgaatgaatgaatgaacagttcAAGCACCCAAAACGTGAACACACCATTTGATCTTTGacgaatttaaaataaatgactttctttttcttctttttttgttttgactgaCAAAAGGAGCATGTTGTATCACAAATAGTTGGAACTCTTTTAGagataaacaaacaatgaacCAAACCACATGTGCAGCTAAATCACGATTTAACACTGTTGCAACTTCATGCAGTCGTGTTCCATTTGTTAACACGACAGCAACCTGTCAACATGCGGGACAGAGTCTTCCGGGTTCGAACACGTGGTGTCGGTGAGGCGATCGGATCAGGTGAGTGCGCACCGGagtcctggaggagctggaacaCGCAGCTCGTGGTTTTGTTGGCAATGGCAGCCTTCCCCTCCATCTGGTCTTTCCTCGCAGCATTCCCAGCAGTGATCTGGTCTTTGgactggaccagaaccagtcCGGGCTGGTCCACGATTTCAAAAATCTGCTTCGTCTTGCCCTCGTTCAGCATCTTGCCCGTCTTCAACTCTGAAACACGCCGACATGtcaaataagaagaaaaaaaaactcctgaATTTGCAGCTGTATGTTTAATTTATACTACTAAATATGAATTTAGATGCATAATGTACCTGCGATGGAAGCCATGGTGGGATTCTGCAAAGATCCGCGGTCCTGGAGAATGAAACAGAACACGCTGAACTGACGTCCAACTTCGTGAAGAGGCTCCAGAGGCGTGCGGGCCAGCGGAGGACGGAAGAGGTCTAATAACCAATCAGCTCCTTCACTCAACCAATCACGACGCACGAAACGCTACCACGTGACCGGGAAGCTCCGAGTCAACGCCAAATATTTGCGGGACGGTTTTTCCGGACTTTGTTCGTGAGACTTCTGACAGGAATGTTAATTTACAAAGTTTTCATCAGGAAAAAGAAGTCTTTCAGCCCCGGTCGTTTGACGTCATCCTGACCAGTGGTTGTCCCCCACGTGGACACCCACGTGTCTCGTGAATTTGCATCCTTTTATTTGTTCAACTCACGTGTTGACATACGGTAACGGTGGcgcgtgtcttttttttttggtgtcatTTGCCAGTTTAACACGAGTTTGTGTCCAATTAAAAAGAAGCGCGTTCGGTTGAGGCGCGCGCTCGTCCCGTCCTATCAGAACGCCTTCAAACTCGCACGCGCGGATTGCTCCTGAAACCAGGCGCGAGACTGACCGACCGACCGGCGCTGACGGGGATGGAGTTTGAGGAGTCCGGCATTGGGGAGGAGTGCGGAGTGTTCGGCTGTGTGGCCGCTGGAGAGTGGCCCACGCACCTGGAGGTGGCCCAGATTCTAACTCTGGGGCTCGTGGCGTTACAGCACAGGTAAAGTATCACACAGGTATGTGCGCGTGCTCGCTCACGAACTGTTCCAGAGTACGTGTGTGAACAGAGAGAGATAAAAGTCAGGTTACACGACATTTTCTAGCTACGTCGCCGGGTTGACCCCAGATGGAACCCAGTAAGTTTCCTGTCAGTTCAAAAGTACAACTCGCACATCTTCTGTCCAGTCCCCCAGTCTGCTAACTGAAGGAACAACCGCGCTACAGAAACGCGTTCGTGGAGACAACGGCTCCCGTGTCAGTCGCATCGTGTGTGCGTGAGTTCCATTTAACGCGGGGCGAGTCGTCAGACGCGTGACTCCACGCAGAGGACGCGGCGTGACCAGAACCTAACTCCGACAGCAAATACATGGGATAACGGCGATTACAAGTGCTAGGAAGAAGTTGTCAGAGTAGGGTCCCTGATCCTAGACTGAAGAACTTTGTGTCAGAGTTACCCCAAATTTTTTATAAGATATTAATATTGAGAcattgaccatagatcaaagctagtgctttga is a window of Antennarius striatus isolate MH-2024 chromosome 7, ASM4005453v1, whole genome shotgun sequence DNA encoding:
- the LOC137599330 gene encoding GTP-binding protein REM 2-like — encoded protein: MPTDVPEERLNTEETETKCDSMTLSSTATVRRGSTPLPIKHQLRREEAVHDDCDWTSGAVGPSASPISFSPALEDTVTVAMEGRHDGPLRIALLGQNGVGKSSLAIALAGDMDRTASVDSEGEGYMRTVVVDDEESTIVIYDNWRQDLSALLCEVCVLVFSVTDRRSFHRTAQLRLLLRETQPQTPIILVGNKSDLVRTREVTSQEAMSSAALYNCLYLEISASLDHRTPELLECAVRLARGQSPWPPGTSAEDMSGGGQRESITSRAKRFLSSLVPRYPRERDVSKFMRQKSRSCHDLGAL